In Halomonas alkalicola, the following proteins share a genomic window:
- a CDS encoding GFA family protein: protein MHTGSCLCGKVGYEYHGEIDAISMCHCKQCQKAQGTAFVAVAPIRSADFHLTRGEAHLKEYRATPGKVRVFCAECGSPLYSARDDLPEAKRLRLGTLDTPIAPGRRVHAWVSSRAEWFELADDLPKFPEFAR from the coding sequence ATGCATACCGGAAGCTGTCTGTGCGGGAAGGTGGGGTACGAGTACCACGGCGAGATCGACGCGATCTCCATGTGCCACTGCAAGCAGTGCCAGAAGGCCCAGGGCACGGCCTTCGTCGCCGTGGCGCCGATCCGCTCGGCGGACTTTCATCTCACCCGGGGCGAGGCGCATCTGAAGGAGTACCGCGCCACGCCGGGCAAGGTGCGGGTGTTCTGCGCCGAGTGCGGAAGCCCCCTCTACAGCGCCCGCGACGACCTGCCCGAGGCCAAGCGGCTGCGTCTGGGCACCCTGGACACCCCGATCGCGCCCGGCAGGCGGGTCCACGCCTGGGTCTCCTCCCGGGCCGAGTGGTTCGAGCTCGCCGACGACCTGCCGAAGTTTCCCGAATTCGCCCGATGA
- a CDS encoding MFS transporter: MMRLSSTGFAVLGAALIAISFGLARFAFGLFVPPIREELGLGSSVIGIIGALPLISFLLATAVAPLVTRRLGSRYTAVLSGGFGVAGLSLISRAADPLMLGAGVFACGICTGLMMPALTAAMQAVVRRSLHGRVSSVMNAGTSIGVIVAVPTVLFLAGAWRHAYLSFAIFAGLGVIAAWLLLPSVSRIVPANAADPPPLNELPWSRLVRLTLFAFLMGFVSAAYWIFAPDLVVSLGGLPASATAWLWLAVGVAGLGGAVVADLADRNNPPITQALMLMMLSASLALLAASPDQPLLTAFSALVFGLAYMSLTGLYLMTGIRLLPGRLAVGPVLPFMAVSLGRAAGSPVVGRLVEGFGYADAFAMFAALGILVAILPPFYPGAIAQAEEEEAAEEESGLQAAYDSQLLDEQGEPLEDPLEEEEEEQPAAGS, encoded by the coding sequence ATCATGAGACTTTCGAGCACGGGGTTCGCGGTCCTGGGGGCCGCGCTGATCGCCATCAGCTTCGGCCTCGCCCGCTTTGCCTTCGGGCTCTTCGTCCCCCCGATCCGCGAGGAGCTGGGCCTCGGCTCCTCCGTGATCGGCATCATCGGCGCACTGCCGCTGATCAGCTTCCTGCTGGCCACCGCGGTCGCCCCTCTCGTCACCCGTCGCCTCGGGTCCCGCTACACGGCGGTGCTCTCCGGGGGCTTCGGCGTCGCCGGGCTTTCGCTGATCAGCCGGGCCGCGGACCCGCTGATGCTGGGCGCGGGGGTGTTCGCCTGCGGGATCTGCACCGGCCTGATGATGCCCGCGCTGACGGCGGCCATGCAGGCCGTCGTCAGGCGCTCGCTGCACGGGCGCGTCAGCTCGGTGATGAACGCGGGCACCAGCATCGGCGTGATCGTGGCCGTGCCCACGGTGCTGTTCCTGGCCGGCGCCTGGCGCCATGCCTACCTCTCCTTCGCCATCTTCGCCGGCCTCGGGGTGATCGCGGCCTGGCTCCTGCTGCCCTCGGTCTCGCGGATCGTGCCGGCCAACGCGGCGGACCCGCCGCCCCTCAATGAACTGCCCTGGTCGCGCCTGGTCCGGCTCACGCTCTTCGCCTTCCTGATGGGCTTCGTCTCCGCTGCCTACTGGATCTTCGCCCCCGACCTGGTGGTGAGCCTCGGCGGCCTGCCTGCAAGCGCCACCGCCTGGCTGTGGCTCGCGGTGGGGGTGGCCGGCCTCGGCGGGGCCGTGGTCGCCGATCTGGCCGATCGCAACAACCCGCCCATCACCCAGGCGCTGATGCTGATGATGCTCTCGGCGAGCCTCGCCCTGCTGGCCGCGAGCCCCGACCAGCCGCTGCTCACCGCCTTCTCCGCGCTGGTCTTCGGCCTGGCCTACATGAGCCTGACGGGGCTCTACCTGATGACCGGTATCCGCCTTTTGCCCGGGCGCCTTGCCGTGGGGCCGGTGCTGCCCTTCATGGCGGTATCGCTCGGCCGGGCGGCCGGCTCGCCGGTGGTCGGCCGCCTGGTGGAGGGCTTCGGCTACGCCGACGCCTTCGCCATGTTCGCCGCGCTGGGCATCCTGGTGGCCATCCTCCCGCCCTTCTACCCGGGCGCCATCGCCCAGGCGGAGGAGGAAGAGGCCGCCGAGGAGGAAAGCGGCCTGCAGGCGGCCTACGACAGCCAGCTCCTGGACGAGCAGGGCGAGCCGCTGGAGGACCCCCTCGAGGAGGAGGAAGAAGAGCAGCCCGCCGCCGGATCGTGA
- a CDS encoding 5'-methylthioadenosine/S-adenosylhomocysteine nucleosidase (Enables the cleavage of the glycosidic bond in both 5'-methylthioadenosine and S-adenosylhomocysteine), which translates to MTPSPSSPRPDGGNLPQPMRLGGHDVLFVMAAEAEYGPHLRQRFTPLMTGVGPVEAAVELTAALAALAGQGRLPALVVSLGSAGSRMLEQTEVYQASSVAYRDMDATALGFDQGVTPFLDLPATLPLPLRIPGIREATLSTGANIVSGAAYDAIAAEMVDMESYACLRACARFQVPLVALRGISDGKAELHHVNDWTEYLHVIDEKLAAAVDRLGEALAAGLLTP; encoded by the coding sequence ATGACACCTTCCCCCTCTTCCCCCCGCCCAGACGGCGGCAACCTGCCCCAGCCGATGCGGCTGGGCGGCCACGATGTGCTCTTCGTGATGGCCGCCGAAGCCGAGTACGGCCCGCACCTGCGGCAGCGCTTCACCCCGCTGATGACCGGCGTCGGCCCGGTGGAGGCGGCGGTCGAGCTCACCGCGGCCCTGGCCGCCCTCGCCGGTCAGGGCCGCCTGCCGGCGCTGGTGGTGTCGCTGGGCTCCGCCGGCAGCCGGATGCTCGAGCAGACCGAGGTCTATCAGGCGAGCTCCGTCGCCTATCGCGACATGGACGCCACCGCGCTGGGCTTCGACCAGGGCGTCACCCCCTTCCTCGACCTGCCGGCAACCCTGCCGCTGCCGCTGCGGATTCCCGGCATTCGCGAGGCCACGCTCTCCACCGGCGCCAATATCGTCTCCGGCGCGGCCTATGACGCCATCGCCGCCGAGATGGTCGACATGGAGAGCTACGCCTGCCTGCGCGCCTGCGCACGCTTTCAGGTGCCGCTGGTGGCGCTGCGCGGCATCTCGGACGGCAAGGCGGAGCTGCACCACGTTAACGACTGGACGGAGTACCTGCACGTCATCGATGAGAAGCTGGCCGCCGCCGTCGACCGCCTC
- a CDS encoding diguanylate cyclase domain-containing protein has translation MLPAAPGCDRALRRIVALPDAHPKDAQMVAERLQQKVSELAVMEAMLEHRLTVTIGIAGVLNEATDLDALIHRANQALYAGKYGGRNREVVSQ, from the coding sequence GTGCTCCCTGCTGCCCCAGGATGTGATCGGGCGCTTCGGCGCATCGTCGCCCTGCCGGATGCACACCCGAAGGACGCGCAGATGGTGGCCGAACGGCTGCAGCAGAAGGTCAGCGAGCTTGCGGTGATGGAGGCGATGCTCGAGCACCGCCTGACCGTCACCATCGGCATCGCCGGGGTCCTCAACGAGGCAACCGACCTTGACGCCCTGATCCACCGGGCCAACCAGGCCCTCTACGCCGGCAAGTACGGCGGCAGGAACCGAGAGGTGGTGAGTCAGTAG
- a CDS encoding DUF427 domain-containing protein: protein MDDAPEPRITLYPHSRRVRVVIDGTVLADSTRAIEMRERGYPPRQYLPRDDVRMDLLPPSDTVTHCPFKGDAAYFSFGEHKDVAWSYERPVEGMEAIEGRGGRFMAG from the coding sequence ATGGACGATGCCCCAGAGCCGCGCATCACGCTGTACCCGCACTCCCGTCGGGTGCGGGTCGTCATCGACGGCACCGTCCTGGCCGACAGCACCCGCGCCATCGAAATGCGCGAACGCGGCTACCCGCCGCGGCAGTACCTCCCCCGCGACGACGTACGCATGGACCTGCTGCCCCCCTCCGACACCGTGACCCACTGCCCTTTCAAGGGCGATGCCGCGTATTTCTCCTTTGGCGAGCACAAGGATGTGGCGTGGAGTTATGAGCGACCTGTTGAGGGCATGGAGGCAATTGAGGGGAGGGGGGGGCGTTTTATGGCGGGGTAA
- the tnpC gene encoding IS66 family transposase: protein MTISDINVDEALERVRQQLKEDQTVSPSLRAAIDVLMLLVKLMADRLATSSRNSSKPPSQDPNRQRRSRAKGERRPGGQPGHEGKTLAPVTDPDEVVKLRVDRRQLPKGRSYRPVGVETRQVQDIVIQAVVTEYQAEVLEDDQGQRYVAPFPEGVTRPIQYGPRLKAHVVYLSQYQLLPYARIRELLTSQCGLSLSTGTLFAFNQEAYQRAEAFAEWVIPALREAATVHADETGMQVGGKRYWLHSASNEALTWLAPHPKRGQEAMDAIGVLPFVRGVLVLVHDHWKPYYRYPDCRHALCNAHHLRELTAAWENDGQAWAKALHDLLLEMHRAVEVADGCLSADETRAWRQRYRDCLAKGDAECPPPVKPPPGTRGRAKRTKSRNLLERLQAYEDDVLRFLDDPAAPFTNNQGERDLRMTKVQQKISGCFRSWEGAEIFCRMRSFLSTAVKQGVAAHTALEQLFAGEVPAFMQQEAPTQPTGAE, encoded by the coding sequence ATGACCATCAGCGATATCAACGTCGACGAGGCCCTGGAGCGGGTCCGGCAGCAGCTCAAGGAAGACCAGACGGTCTCGCCGTCGCTGCGTGCCGCCATCGATGTGCTGATGCTGCTGGTCAAGCTCATGGCCGATCGCCTGGCCACCAGTAGCCGCAACAGCAGCAAGCCACCGTCCCAGGATCCCAATCGCCAGCGCCGCTCGCGCGCCAAAGGCGAGCGGCGCCCCGGCGGACAGCCAGGGCATGAGGGTAAGACGTTGGCGCCGGTGACGGACCCCGACGAGGTGGTCAAGCTCCGTGTCGATCGTCGGCAACTCCCCAAGGGGCGTTCTTACCGCCCGGTCGGCGTCGAAACGCGCCAAGTGCAGGACATCGTAATCCAGGCCGTGGTCACCGAATATCAGGCTGAGGTCCTCGAAGATGATCAGGGGCAACGCTACGTGGCGCCATTCCCCGAGGGCGTGACTCGCCCCATCCAGTATGGCCCTCGCCTCAAGGCGCATGTCGTCTATCTCTCCCAGTATCAGCTGTTGCCCTATGCGCGTATCCGCGAGTTGCTCACCTCGCAGTGCGGCCTGTCGCTGAGCACCGGCACCCTGTTCGCCTTCAACCAGGAGGCCTACCAGCGGGCCGAGGCGTTCGCCGAGTGGGTGATCCCGGCGCTACGTGAAGCAGCCACCGTCCATGCCGATGAAACCGGAATGCAGGTCGGTGGCAAACGCTACTGGCTACACAGCGCCTCCAACGAGGCCCTGACCTGGTTGGCCCCGCACCCCAAGCGCGGCCAGGAAGCGATGGACGCCATCGGCGTATTGCCCTTCGTGCGTGGCGTGCTGGTGCTGGTGCATGATCACTGGAAGCCCTACTACCGCTATCCGGATTGCCGGCACGCGCTCTGTAATGCGCACCACCTTCGGGAGCTGACAGCGGCCTGGGAGAACGATGGCCAGGCATGGGCCAAGGCCTTGCATGACCTGTTGTTGGAGATGCATCGCGCCGTGGAGGTGGCCGACGGCTGCCTCTCGGCCGATGAGACCCGAGCCTGGCGGCAGCGCTATCGAGATTGCCTGGCGAAAGGGGACGCCGAGTGCCCCCCGCCGGTGAAACCGCCACCTGGAACGCGAGGCCGGGCCAAGCGCACCAAGTCGCGCAACCTCCTGGAACGCCTCCAGGCGTACGAGGACGACGTGTTGCGCTTCCTCGACGACCCTGCCGCTCCCTTCACCAACAACCAGGGGGAGCGCGATCTGCGAATGACCAAGGTCCAGCAGAAAATCTCGGGCTGTTTCCGCTCCTGGGAGGGTGCTGAGATCTTCTGCCGCATGCGTAGCTTTCTCTCGACCGCCGTCAAGCAAGGGGTAGCGGCGCATACCGCACTGGAGCAACTGTTTGCGGGGGAGGTGCCAGCCTTCATGCAGCAAGAAGCCCCGACTCAGCCAACCGGTGCTGAATAG